In one Steroidobacteraceae bacterium genomic region, the following are encoded:
- a CDS encoding S8 family peptidase, translating to MRRRTGLGLLLTAAALVLTAATDRQGAEPRQTYIVQAASSELALRSVQKVGGQLVSRLEIINGVGARLSATQAARLAAQGAVRMQPDRGLAISAKKSYSTQSSYSTLLQKLSDSYNSQQTYTDGSGVTSVGLFFETSYPTLVGADQLHSAGITGEGVTIAVLDTGMSADLADKFDGRIVASVNFAGDANDAITTDGSGHGTHVASIAASGAQNLAGSYFGVAPKANIVIVRAFAADGSGRYLDVIEGINWIVANRKKLKIRVLNLSFSADPQSYYWDDPLNQAVMAAWQAGIVVVVSAGNAGPQPMSIGVPGNLPYVITTGALTDNFTPYNGTDDRLASFSSAGPTYEGFVKPDVLAPGGHIVAAMPRDSYIATHYGSQMDPNERLFTMSGTSQAAGVVSGVVALMLQANSNLKPDTVKCRLLSAARTALDADGRPAYAVFQQGAGLVNALDAVNNGNDNCANQGLNIADDLSGRRHFGGPANQDGDGNFYLMDMDAGTFGDPLAGDGYTWSRGYTWSQGYTWSQGYTWSQGYAWSRGYTWSQAYTWSQGYAWSRGYVWSRSLLWDEGSFATAGLASAMSINRWVPQE from the coding sequence TTGCGCCGCCGCACCGGTCTTGGCCTGCTGCTCACGGCGGCCGCCCTTGTGCTCACGGCCGCAACAGATCGACAAGGCGCCGAGCCGCGTCAGACCTACATTGTCCAGGCCGCCAGCAGCGAGCTTGCCCTGCGCAGTGTTCAGAAGGTAGGCGGACAACTCGTCAGCCGTCTCGAGATCATCAACGGCGTCGGCGCCAGGCTCAGCGCCACGCAGGCGGCGCGGCTCGCGGCGCAAGGAGCAGTGCGCATGCAGCCGGATCGCGGCCTGGCCATCAGCGCGAAGAAGAGCTACAGCACACAGAGCTCCTATTCGACCCTCCTTCAGAAGCTGTCCGACAGCTACAACAGCCAGCAGACCTATACGGATGGCAGCGGCGTGACCTCGGTCGGCCTGTTCTTCGAAACCAGCTACCCGACCCTGGTCGGTGCCGATCAACTGCACAGCGCCGGCATTACCGGCGAAGGGGTAACGATTGCCGTGCTCGACACCGGCATGAGTGCGGACCTCGCAGACAAGTTCGATGGCCGGATTGTTGCCAGCGTGAACTTCGCCGGCGACGCGAACGATGCCATCACCACAGACGGCAGCGGCCATGGCACACACGTCGCGTCGATCGCGGCGAGCGGCGCACAGAATCTCGCGGGGTCGTATTTTGGCGTCGCGCCCAAGGCGAATATCGTGATCGTGCGCGCCTTTGCAGCCGACGGTTCGGGCCGCTACCTCGACGTCATCGAAGGCATCAACTGGATCGTCGCGAATCGCAAGAAGTTGAAGATTCGCGTGCTGAATCTCTCTTTCAGCGCCGATCCGCAGTCCTACTATTGGGATGACCCGCTCAATCAGGCGGTCATGGCAGCCTGGCAGGCCGGCATCGTGGTCGTGGTCTCCGCAGGCAATGCCGGCCCGCAGCCGATGAGCATCGGCGTGCCGGGCAACCTGCCCTATGTGATCACCACGGGCGCCCTCACGGACAATTTCACCCCTTATAACGGCACGGATGATCGCCTGGCGTCCTTTTCCTCCGCGGGTCCCACCTACGAAGGATTCGTCAAGCCCGATGTCCTTGCTCCGGGCGGCCATATCGTCGCCGCGATGCCGCGCGACAGCTACATCGCGACTCACTACGGCTCCCAGATGGATCCTAACGAGCGGCTGTTCACCATGTCGGGCACATCCCAGGCCGCCGGCGTGGTCAGTGGCGTCGTTGCATTGATGCTGCAGGCCAATTCGAACCTCAAGCCCGACACGGTCAAATGCCGCCTGCTGTCTGCCGCGCGCACAGCGCTCGACGCCGATGGCCGGCCCGCCTACGCGGTCTTCCAGCAAGGCGCGGGGCTCGTGAACGCGCTCGATGCGGTGAACAACGGCAACGACAATTGCGCCAACCAGGGTCTCAATATCGCTGATGACCTGTCGGGGCGACGCCACTTCGGCGGACCAGCCAACCAGGACGGTGACGGCAACTTCTACCTGATGGACATGGATGCCGGAACCTTCGGAGACCCCCTCGCAGGTGACGGCTACACCTGGAGCCGCGGCTACACCTGGAGCCAGGGCTATACATGGAGCCAGGGCTACACCTGGAGCCAGGGCTATGCCTGGAGCCGAGGCTATACCTGGAGCCAGGCTTATACCTGGAGCCAGGGCTATGCCTGGAGCCGGGGCTATGTCTGGAGCCGGAGCCTCCTGTGGGACGAAGGCAGCTTTGCGACCGCCGGGCTTGCGAGCGCCATGTCGATCAATCGCTGGGTGCCACAGGAATAG
- the fghA gene encoding S-formylglutathione hydrolase, translating into MNFETISEHRCFGGTQGFYRHGSRETSTTMRFAVFSPPQAAAGPVPVLWFLAGLTCTEENFTVKAGAQRVAAELGFMLVAPDTSPRGPDVPDDAEKAYDFGLGAGFYLDATELPWSNNYRMYSYITAELPAVIAAKFPADMSRQCISGHSMGGHGALTIALRNPERFRSVSAFAPIVAPMEVPWGRRALANYLGPDQKTWRKYDACALITDGHRVPELLVDQGLSDPYLEEQLRPKLLAEVCAAKGIALEMRMQSGYDHGYFFVGSFIEEHLRWHHARLAAGG; encoded by the coding sequence ATGAATTTCGAAACGATCAGCGAGCACCGCTGCTTCGGCGGCACCCAGGGTTTTTATCGACACGGCAGTCGCGAGACATCGACCACCATGCGCTTTGCGGTGTTTTCGCCGCCGCAGGCGGCCGCCGGCCCGGTGCCCGTGTTGTGGTTCCTCGCGGGCCTCACCTGCACCGAAGAGAATTTCACCGTGAAGGCCGGTGCCCAGCGCGTCGCGGCGGAACTCGGCTTTATGCTGGTCGCGCCCGATACCAGCCCGCGCGGTCCCGACGTGCCGGACGATGCCGAGAAGGCCTATGACTTCGGACTCGGCGCCGGTTTTTACCTTGATGCGACCGAACTGCCCTGGTCGAACAATTACCGGATGTACTCCTACATCACCGCGGAGCTGCCTGCGGTGATCGCGGCGAAATTTCCAGCCGACATGTCACGCCAGTGTATCAGTGGTCATTCCATGGGCGGGCACGGCGCACTGACCATCGCGCTCAGGAATCCGGAACGCTTTCGCTCGGTCTCTGCTTTCGCGCCCATCGTTGCGCCCATGGAAGTGCCCTGGGGCCGCAGGGCACTGGCGAACTATCTCGGGCCGGATCAGAAAACCTGGCGCAAGTACGACGCCTGCGCGCTGATCACGGATGGCCACCGCGTCCCCGAATTGCTGGTCGATCAAGGTTTGTCCGACCCTTACCTCGAGGAGCAGCTGCGACCGAAGTTGCTCGCGGAGGTGTGTGCGGCGAAGGGTATCGCGCTCGAGATGCGCATGCAGTCAGGCTACGACCACGGCTATTTCTTCGTCGGCAGCTTCATCGAAGAACACCTGCGCTGGCATCACGCGCGCCTCGCGGCCGGCGGCTGA
- a CDS encoding two-component regulator propeller domain-containing protein — MRRQLSHRLCGSVLAVLLAMSARAAPPMVFQHLAAEEGLSQNSVMSISQDGLGFIWLATEDGLNRYDGYEVLRYGRERSSRDGLGSNFIWATTTDSHGSLWVAAKDGGLARWDPRAEHWLAFRHDPTRADSLPSDASRHVYIDRRGQLWVATTGAGLSVADAHDGKFRHFRHDPQDPGSLASDTVTAIVEDQQGQIWIGTDAGLNRYRPASENFLRFVHDPADPGSLSSDNVSAVYVDRAGNLWVGTYDAGLNRLGEDGKHFRRFAAGDSATDLLHDEIRALLEDSSGRFWIGTAGGLNLLDRESGEFARYVNDPADATTLRDNYVMSLFEDRSGLIWVGTRGGGVSRWNPRSWSFGHRRPGWAHGVYVMAFARDQRGNLWVGSMGGSAMRRDERTGKWASLENLIPRAAPRDRRVMSLASDTRGSLWIGTMTEGLVRVAADGKLTRYSSEAVAERRLSADGIMSILPARDGRVWVGSFGGGVNLIDANGKVAAIRHGEDDTARELADLRATALAEDRSGRIWVGTEGFGLYLLDGDGKLLRNFRPDPADPHSLSAATIYSLHVDHDGTVWVGTAGGGLDQVVGSASRPTQVTFRNYEQVEGLASNVVYGIQTDDNGNLWLSGPKGLARFTPTSGEVRQFHRQHGLQAEEFNFGASFRSADGRLYFGGANGFNEFDPAHIEEGAVAPLIALTRVEVGNRPVADTSLNGLGHGIDLGFRDNTVAFEVTALDYVSPAKNRYAYRLIGFDDDWNELGSGRRITYTNLDAGHYKLEIKAASADGLWSLAPLAVELRVAPAPWLSRWAYFAYTMLLLAAVALWQRQHRLKLHHAAEEAAHLEQEVRLRTQQLSERNVELERLSQAKSEFLARMSHEIRTPMNGVIGMTELLTRTELNPKQSELAAAAKSSAMSLMYILDDILDLSKAESGGMQLESMPFDLSAVMFEAVEMLSSKAEAKGLEIVTSPPPELEHWLLGDPLRLRQVLLNLLGNAIKFTSWGDILLCAVVTDRQDDRVELAITVRDTGIGMAPEVVARIFDPFAQGDESTTRRFGGTGLGLAICKELVTAMAGEITAESKPAVGSTFTIKLGLPCVPAPPGSRCEEFHDQRVSIVSANETLRNALMRQCRGWQMQVDCRGTLAELRALNRAATAEDRNAAGFIVIDADSCNSELSSMLELGVFDDPGLKVLILASATAQLSARYDSRLPRARLLSKPARPELLRRAFIALREAVPIGGAPAMEHAVVARPAKSAQSLRGRVLVAEDNEINQSVIHGMLGSIGCIATMVANGADAVSAVAETRFDLALMDLQMPEMDGLAATRAIRAAERGERHLPIIALTANAAESHRRACLHAGMDDFLSKPVTLDELRAVLARWLPVEEKSMSSSPVTPAKLNEAALNAIRSLETPGEPSLLARVARIFVNESGQQITRIRAAIERRDLKQLAAECHALKSSAASLGADSLARAAAALEQVDKSVDPQLLENLARQLWLAHSAAVPAIAELTLADTA; from the coding sequence TTGCGGCGACAACTTTCGCATCGCCTGTGCGGTTCGGTACTCGCCGTGCTGCTCGCCATGAGCGCGCGTGCGGCGCCGCCCATGGTGTTCCAACACCTCGCGGCCGAGGAAGGCCTGTCGCAGAACTCGGTGATGTCGATCTCCCAGGACGGACTCGGTTTCATCTGGCTCGCCACCGAAGACGGCCTCAACCGCTACGACGGCTACGAAGTGCTCCGCTACGGTCGTGAACGCTCGAGCCGCGACGGACTCGGCAGCAATTTCATCTGGGCCACGACGACGGATTCGCACGGCAGCCTGTGGGTCGCGGCCAAGGACGGTGGCCTCGCCCGCTGGGATCCGCGCGCCGAGCACTGGCTCGCGTTTCGCCACGATCCCACGCGCGCGGATTCACTGCCGAGTGACGCATCGCGTCATGTCTACATCGACCGGCGTGGTCAGCTCTGGGTCGCGACGACCGGCGCCGGCCTCAGTGTCGCCGACGCGCACGACGGCAAATTCCGTCACTTCCGCCACGATCCGCAGGATCCCGGCTCCCTTGCCAGCGACACGGTGACCGCCATTGTCGAGGATCAGCAGGGCCAGATCTGGATAGGCACGGATGCCGGACTCAACCGCTACCGGCCGGCAAGCGAGAATTTCCTGCGATTTGTCCACGACCCAGCCGATCCGGGGAGCCTGAGCTCGGACAACGTCTCGGCGGTATACGTCGATCGCGCCGGCAACCTGTGGGTCGGTACTTATGACGCGGGGCTCAATCGCCTCGGCGAGGACGGCAAGCACTTCCGACGATTTGCCGCCGGCGATTCCGCGACCGATCTGCTGCACGATGAAATTCGCGCCTTGCTCGAGGACAGCAGCGGCCGCTTCTGGATCGGTACCGCAGGTGGCCTCAACCTGCTCGATCGCGAGAGCGGCGAATTCGCGCGCTACGTGAACGATCCCGCCGACGCGACCACGCTTCGCGACAACTACGTGATGTCCCTGTTCGAAGATCGCTCCGGACTCATCTGGGTAGGCACGCGCGGCGGCGGCGTGAGTCGCTGGAACCCGCGCAGCTGGTCGTTCGGACATCGCCGCCCGGGCTGGGCCCACGGCGTGTACGTCATGGCCTTTGCGCGTGACCAGCGCGGCAACCTGTGGGTCGGCAGCATGGGCGGCAGCGCCATGCGCCGTGATGAACGGACCGGCAAGTGGGCGTCGCTCGAGAACCTGATTCCGCGCGCAGCACCACGTGACCGCAGAGTCATGAGTCTTGCGAGCGATACGCGCGGCAGTCTCTGGATAGGCACCATGACCGAAGGACTGGTCCGTGTCGCGGCCGATGGCAAACTCACTCGCTATTCGAGCGAGGCCGTCGCCGAGCGGCGCCTCAGCGCCGATGGCATCATGTCCATATTGCCAGCGCGTGACGGGCGGGTCTGGGTCGGCAGCTTCGGCGGCGGCGTGAACCTCATCGACGCGAATGGCAAGGTGGCCGCGATTCGCCATGGCGAAGATGACACCGCGCGTGAACTCGCGGACTTGCGCGCCACGGCGCTGGCAGAGGACCGCAGCGGCCGCATCTGGGTTGGCACCGAGGGCTTCGGGCTCTATCTGCTGGATGGCGACGGCAAGCTGCTGCGAAATTTCCGGCCGGATCCGGCCGACCCACACAGCCTTTCGGCCGCGACAATTTACTCGCTGCATGTTGATCACGATGGCACGGTGTGGGTGGGCACTGCAGGCGGTGGTCTCGATCAGGTCGTAGGCTCCGCATCGCGACCCACTCAGGTGACGTTTCGCAACTACGAACAGGTAGAGGGCCTCGCGAGCAACGTCGTCTACGGCATCCAGACCGATGACAACGGCAATCTCTGGCTGAGCGGGCCCAAAGGACTTGCGCGATTCACGCCCACGAGTGGCGAGGTTCGTCAGTTTCATCGCCAGCACGGCCTGCAGGCCGAGGAATTCAACTTCGGCGCGAGCTTCCGTTCCGCGGACGGCCGGCTGTATTTCGGCGGCGCCAATGGTTTCAATGAATTCGATCCTGCCCATATCGAAGAAGGTGCCGTCGCGCCGCTCATTGCGCTGACAAGGGTCGAGGTCGGCAATCGCCCCGTCGCGGACACCAGCCTGAACGGTCTCGGCCATGGCATCGATCTTGGTTTTCGCGACAACACGGTCGCCTTCGAAGTGACCGCGCTCGATTACGTGAGCCCCGCGAAGAATCGCTACGCTTATCGACTGATCGGGTTTGACGATGACTGGAACGAGCTCGGATCCGGGCGACGCATTACCTACACCAATCTCGACGCCGGCCACTACAAGCTCGAAATCAAGGCGGCCAGTGCCGATGGCCTGTGGTCGCTGGCGCCACTTGCCGTCGAATTGCGGGTTGCGCCGGCGCCCTGGTTGAGCCGCTGGGCCTATTTCGCCTATACGATGTTGCTGTTGGCCGCTGTCGCGCTGTGGCAGCGCCAGCACAGACTCAAGCTGCACCACGCAGCCGAGGAAGCCGCTCACCTCGAACAGGAAGTGCGCCTGCGGACACAGCAGCTGTCGGAACGTAACGTCGAACTCGAACGCCTGAGCCAGGCCAAGAGTGAATTTCTCGCCCGCATGAGCCACGAGATCCGCACGCCCATGAATGGCGTCATCGGCATGACCGAGCTGCTGACACGGACCGAGCTGAACCCGAAGCAATCCGAACTCGCGGCGGCCGCGAAGAGCTCGGCGATGTCCCTGATGTACATCCTCGATGACATTCTCGATCTGTCCAAGGCCGAGTCGGGCGGTATGCAGCTCGAGTCCATGCCCTTCGACCTCAGCGCGGTGATGTTCGAAGCGGTGGAGATGCTGAGCAGCAAGGCCGAGGCCAAGGGGCTCGAAATCGTCACCTCGCCGCCGCCCGAACTCGAGCATTGGCTGCTCGGCGACCCCCTACGCCTGCGGCAGGTCCTGCTGAACCTGCTTGGCAATGCCATCAAGTTCACCTCCTGGGGCGATATCCTCCTCTGCGCCGTTGTCACGGACAGGCAGGATGACCGCGTGGAGTTGGCGATCACGGTACGCGACACGGGCATCGGCATGGCGCCCGAGGTCGTTGCCCGCATATTCGATCCGTTTGCGCAAGGCGATGAGTCCACAACCCGACGCTTCGGTGGCACGGGTCTTGGGCTTGCCATCTGCAAGGAACTGGTCACGGCGATGGCCGGGGAAATTACCGCCGAGAGCAAGCCGGCCGTCGGGTCGACCTTCACCATCAAATTGGGCCTGCCCTGCGTGCCGGCGCCGCCCGGCTCGCGCTGCGAGGAATTCCACGACCAGCGCGTCAGCATCGTGAGCGCCAACGAAACCCTGCGCAATGCCCTCATGCGCCAGTGCCGCGGCTGGCAGATGCAGGTCGACTGTCGCGGCACGCTCGCGGAACTGCGCGCATTGAATCGCGCCGCGACGGCCGAGGATCGCAACGCGGCCGGATTCATCGTGATCGATGCCGACAGCTGCAACAGCGAACTATCGAGCATGCTGGAGCTCGGCGTCTTCGACGACCCCGGGCTCAAGGTCCTCATTCTGGCATCCGCGACCGCGCAGCTTTCGGCGCGCTATGACAGTCGCCTGCCGCGCGCGCGGCTGCTTAGCAAGCCAGCGCGACCCGAACTCCTGCGCCGCGCGTTCATCGCGCTCAGGGAGGCGGTGCCCATTGGCGGTGCACCGGCCATGGAGCACGCCGTGGTTGCGCGCCCGGCAAAATCGGCGCAGTCGTTGCGCGGCCGTGTTCTGGTTGCCGAGGACAACGAGATCAACCAGTCGGTCATCCACGGCATGTTGGGCAGCATCGGCTGCATCGCAACGATGGTCGCGAACGGTGCGGATGCGGTGAGCGCAGTTGCCGAAACCCGCTTCGACCTGGCGCTGATGGACCTGCAGATGCCGGAGATGGACGGCCTGGCCGCGACGCGTGCAATCCGCGCGGCCGAGCGCGGCGAGCGACACTTGCCGATCATTGCGCTTACCGCCAATGCCGCCGAATCCCACCGCCGCGCCTGCCTGCATGCCGGCATGGACGATTTCCTGAGCAAGCCCGTGACGCTGGATGAACTGCGCGCCGTGCTGGCACGTTGGCTACCCGTCGAGGAGAAAAGTATGTCGTCGTCGCCCGTTACACCTGCCAAACTCAATGAAGCGGCGCTGAATGCAATCCGCAGCCTGGAAACGCCGGGCGAGCCTAGCCTGCTGGCGCGTGTCGCCAGGATCTTCGTCAACGAATCCGGGCAGCAGATCACGCGGATCCGCGCCGCGATCGAGCGGCGCGACCTGAAGCAGCTCGCGGCCGAATGTCATGCGCTGAAATCGAGTGCCGCCTCGCTCGGTGCCGACTCGCTGGCCCGCGCGGCCGCGGCCCTGGAACAGGTGGACAAGTCGGTGGATCCGCAGCTACTCGAGAACCTCGCGCGCCAGTTATGGCTCGCGCATAGTGCGGCCGTGCCAGCCATTGCGGAATTGACCCTCGCAGATACGGCGTGA